The DNA window GCGGTGGTCGAGCTGGTGGCGCTGGACGATGCCGAGATCAAGTACTCCACCATTCAGAACTGGTATCCCGGAGACGAGAACGGCAGGGGCGGCATCTACAACTTCGTCACCAAGCGCGGAAAGTGCGCCGGACGGAACTCCAAAATCTCCTGGACGCAGGTGGAAACCGGCTCAGCCATAACCTGGAAGTACCCCAGCTGCATCCTGCAAGGAGACAACTCCATCGGCGAGTTCTACTCGGTGGCCCTGACCAAGGGTTATCAGCAGGCCGACACCGGCACCAAGATGATCCACATCGGCAAGAACACCAAGAGCACCGTCGTGTCGAAGGGAATCTCGGCCGGGTTCGGTCAGAACACCTATCGGGGTCTGGTCAAGATCAACAAGGGTTCCTCGCATGCGCGCAACTATACGCAGTGCGACTCCATGCTGCTCGGAGACCAGTGCGGCGCCCATACCTTTCCCTATATCGAGATCAAGAATTCAACCGCTCACATGGAGCACGAGGCCACCACGTCGAAGATCGGAGAAGATCAGATCTTCTACTGTCAGCAGCGCGGACTGTCCGAGGAGGAAGCCGTCTATTTGATCGTCAATGGCTTCTGCAAGGAGGTCTTCCGCGAGCTGCCCATGGAATTCGCCGTGGAGGCCCAAAAACTGCTCAATGTGAGTCTTGAAGGCAGCGTCGGCTAAGGCCTCCCTTCGAATTGACAATGCATCGATGTCCATAGATCAGGAATCTGGAGAAATAGAGAAAATGCTGGAAATCAAGAACTTGAGAGTGTCGGTCGAGGGCAAAGAGATCCTCAAAGGCGTCAACCTGAAGATGAATGAGGGCGAGATCCACTCCATCATGGGTCCCAACGGCTCGGGCAAAAGCACCCTGGCCAACGTCCTGGCCGGCCGCGAAGAGTACGAGGTCACCGATGGGCAGGTCTTTTACTTCGGTCAGGACCTGTTGGAGATGGACCCTGAGGAACGGGCTTGCGAAGGCATCTTTCTGGCCTTCCAGTACCCCGTCGCCCTGCCCGGCATCAGCAATACCTATTTTTTGCGCGCCGCCCTCAACGCCAAGCTGAAGTACCACGGCCAAGATGAAATCGACGCCATGGAGTTCCTCAAACTGGTGCGCAGCAAGATGAAGCTGCTCAAGATGGACGACACTCTTATGAACCGTCCTGTCAACGACGGTTTCTCGGGAGGCGAAAAGAAGCGCAACGAGATCTTTCAGATGTCGGTCCTGGAACCCAAGCTGGCCATTCTCGACGAAACCGACTCGGGCCTTGATATCGACGCCCTCAAGGTGGTGGCCGAAGGAGTCAATTCGTTGCGCGATCCCAAGCGGTCTTTTCTGGTGGTGACCCACTACCAGCGACTGCTCAACTACATCGTCCCCGACTACGTGCACGTCCTCGTGGACGGCCGCATCGCCAAGTCCGGAGACAAGCAACTGGCCATCGAGCTGGAGGAGAAGGGTTACTCCTGGCTGGAAGAGAAAACCGCAGCGGTTTCGGCCTGAAGGGACTAACCGGACACTTCACGAGAGAGGACTGACGATGTTGGAAGCAGTAAAAAGAGAGATCGACAGTTACCGCGAGCAGTTCGCGGCCTTAGAGAGGGAGTCGGGCGATGCCGGCCCCATCCAGTTGCGCTCGTTGCGCAAAGAAGCCTTCAATTACTTTTGCGACAAAGGTTTCCCGACCACGCGCGACGAGGACTGGAAGTACACCAACCTGAATCCGCTCACCCGGACGGAATTCGGCCTCCAGCAGGCCGATCCGCTGCAGGCCTCGGAGCTCAGCCGCATCCCCTTTGGAGACCTGCAATGCCCCCGGCTGACCTTTGTCAACGGGCATTTCAGCCAGGACTTGTCGACCCTGGATCAAATGCCCCAGGGCGTGACCGTCAAGACGCTGTCGCGGGCCCTTGAAGAGGACGCCGACTGGCTGGAAGAGCACCTTGGGCGTCACGCCCAATACCAGGACAAGCCGTTTACGGCACTCAACCTGGCTTTCTTGCGCCAGGGCGCCTTCATCAAAGTAGCGCCCAACACGGTGGTGGAAAAGCCGGTGCAGGTGCTATACGTCACCACCGGGAAGGCCCAGGACGGCGCCTGCCATCCCCATAACCTGGTCCTGGTGGGCGAGAACAGTCAGTTCAAGCTGGTGGAGAACTACAGCGCCCTGGGCCAGGTCCGCTATTTCAACAACGTGGTCAGCGAAGTGGTGGTGGGCGACAATTCGGTAGTCGACCATTTCAAGATCGATCTTGAGAGCCTGCAGGCCTTTCACGTCAACCGCACCGCGGTCTACCAGGGACGCAGCAGCAACTACCGCAACTTTTTCGTGGCCTTCGGCGGGGCCATCGTCCGCAACGACATCAACACCGTGCTCGACGGAGAAGGTTCGCATTGCGGCTTGGACGGGCTTTTCGTGACTCGCGAGAGGCAATTGGTGGACAGTTTCACGGTGATGGAGCATGCTCAGCCCAATTGCGACAGCCGCGAGGTTTACAAAGGCATTCTTGACGACAGTTCGCGAGGGGTCTTTCACGGACGCATCATCGTTCGTCAGAAAGCGCAGAAAACCGACTCCAAACAGAGCAGCGACAATCTGCTCATCTCCGACAACGCCTTGGTCAACACCAAGCCGCAGTTGGAGATTTACGCCGACGACGTGAAGTGCACCCATGGGGCCACCATCGGGCAATTGGACGACGAGGGGCTCTTCTACCTGCGTTCCCGCGGGATTCCCGAAGAAGCGGCCCGCGGTTTGATGATCTACGCCTTTGCCAGCGAGGTGATCAGCCGCGTCACCTACAAGCCCTTGCGTGAGCGTCTGCATGATTACATGGCCGACTGGCTGCCCAACGGCGATCTGGTGAGGGAGGCCGAGTAAGACAATGAGCGCCATCGGTACTTCCGCTGCCCAGCCCCAATCATTTCCTCAGGCCTACGATGTCGAGAACATCCGGCGCGACTTCCCCATCCTTCATCAGGAGGTGAACGGCCATCCCTTGGTCTATCTCGACAACGCAGCCTCGACACAAAAGCCGCGGGCCGTCATCGAGGCGGTGGAGGAATACTATCGGCGCGATAACGCCAATATTCACCGAGGGGTGCATGAGCTGAGCCAGCGCGCCACCGATGCTTACGAAAAAGCGCGGAGCACGGTCCAACGATATCTGAATGCGGCCGAAAGCCGCGAGATCATTTTCGTGAGGGGTGCGACCGAGGGCATCAACCTGGTGGCGCATTGCTTGGGCCGCTCTCTGGGCGAGGGCGACGAGATCATCATCTCGCACCTGGAACACCATTCCAACATCGTGCCCTGGCAGATGCTGGCCCAGCGCAGCGGAGCCAGCCTGCGGGTGATACCCATCAACGACGCCGGGGAGGTCGAGGTCGAGGCCTATGCCGAGTTGCTCAACGAGCGGACGCGCCTGGTGGCGCTTTCCCACGTCTCCAACGCGCTGGGGACCATTTCGCCGGTCAAGCAGATGATCCGCATGGCTCACGAGCAGGGTGCCCTGGCGCTGATCGACGGCGCTCAGGCCGTCCAGCACCTGGAAGTCGACGTGGGCGATCTGGACGCCGACTTCTACGTCTTTTCAGGGCACAAGATCTATGCGCCCACCGGTATCGGCGCTCTCTACGGCAAGGCCGAACTGCTGGAAGACCTGCCGCCTTACCAGGGCGGCGGCGACATGATTCTCTCGGTCAGTTTCGAGGGCACCACCTACAACGAGATTCCTCACAAGTTCGAAGCCGGCACGCCCAACATCGCCGGGGCCATCGGGCTGGGCGCGGCTCTGCGCTATCTGAACGAGGCGGGTGTCGGACGCATCGCCGCCTATGAGGCCGAACTGCTCGCTTACACCACCCGGCAGGCCCGGCAGATTCCGGGCTTGAAGGCGGTCGGCACGGCCTCCAGCAAGTCGAGCGTGTTCTCATTCCTGCTCGATAACGCCCACCCCCACGACATCGGCACGATTCTCGACCAGAACGGGATCGCCATCCGCACCGGACATCATTGCGCCCAGCCTGTCATGGAGCGTTTCGGCATCCCCGCCACCGCCCGTATCTCGCTGGGGATGTACAATACCCGCGAAGAGATCGACAAAGCCTTGCAGGCGGTGAGAAGAGTGCAGGAGATTTTCAATTGATGCTGGACGAGCTTTACCAAGAGGTCATCCTCGACCACAACAAGAGCCCCCGCAACTTCGGAGAGCTGGAAGGCGCCAGCCATCGGGCTGAGGGCCACAATCCGCTTTGCGGCGACAAGGTCAAGGTCTACCTGGAGATCGAAGACGGCGTCATCGCCGACATTCGCTTTCAGGGAGCGGGCTGCGCCATTTCCACCGCCTCGGCTTCTCTGATGACCGAGGCCCTCAAGGGCAAGACGGTCGAGGACGCCCGACAGCTATTCGGCCGCTTCCACGAGGTCGTTACGGGCAAGAGGGAAGCCGATCCCGACACCATCGGCAAACTGGCGGTCTTCCAAGGGGTGCAGAAGTATCCCGTGCGCGTCAAGTGCGCCAGCTTGGCCTGGCACACGTTGCAGGCCGCCTTGCAGGAGAAAAGCCAACCGGTCACTACTGAATCCTGAGCCGTCCAATAGTGTACCGATCCAAAACTCAGAGGATGGGCGAGATGTCTGAAGAAGAAACCACTCAAGAAGAAGCGATAGCGGAGATCCGCAGCGAGCATCCCGGCGACCTCGACAAGAAGGTGGTCGAGGCCTTGCGGGAGATCTACGATCCCGAGATTCCGGTCAACATCTACGACATCGGACTCATTTACAACATCGACATCAGCAAAGACGCCAAGGTCGACATCAAGATGACCCTGACGTCGCCCATGTGTCCGGTGGCCGACAGCCTCCCTCCCGAGGTGGAAAACCGCGTGGCCGAAGTGGAGGGCGTCGAAGAGTCGAAAGTCGAAGTGATATGGGATCCGCCCTGGACCATGGAAAAGATGAACGAGGCCGCCAAACTGCAACTGGGACTGATCTGAGGAACCGGCGGAACGCCTCGATTCAGGGCCGAGCCGTCCCGCCCTTCTGATAAACTGACCTCTCAATGTGTGGAATCATTTGCTACATGGGCAAGCGTCCGGCAGTGCCCATACTGCTGGACGGACTGAGGCGGCTTGAGTATCGGGGCTACGACTCGGCCGGAATCGCCGTCTTCAACAACGGCTCTATCGACCGCGTGCGGGCCCTGGGCAAAATCCGCGAGCTGGAAGACAAACTCGACGATCACCGCTGCAAGAGTTGGGGCGGCATCGCCCATACCCGCTGGGCCACTCACGGCGCGCCTTCGGAAATCAACGCCCATCCTCACTGCGACAATTCCGGCCGCATTTTCTTGATCCACAACGGGATCATCGAGAACTATCAGCAGATCAAGGAACGCCTCCTCGACAAGGGCTATCATTTCGAATCGGAAACCGACACCGAGGTCCTCACTCAACTGATCGCCGACTGCTACAAGGGCGACCTGGGCGAAGCCGTCACCCAAGCCTTGCGCCAGGTGAGAGGCGCCTTCGGCATAGCCGTCATCTCGCGCCAAGAGCCGGGCAAGATGGTGGTCGCCCGCCGCGGCAGTCCCCTCATCATCGGTCTGCGCGAGGGGGAGATCTTCGCCGCCTCCGACGTGGCCGCACTGGTCAACCACACCAAGAAAGTCGTCTACCTGGAAGACAACGACATCGCTGTCCTCACTCCCGATCAGCACGACATCTTCAACCTCGACGACGCCGACATCAGGCGCATGCCTGAAACCGTCGATTGGGATGTCGATGCCGCCGAAAAACAGGGCTTCCCTCACTTCATGCTGAAGGAGATCTTCGAGCAGCCTCAGGCGGTACAGAACGCCATGCGCGGACGGCTGATCGAAGACGAGGGAACGGTCAAGCTGGGCGGCCTGGAACCGGTACTGAAGCGATTCCTCAACATGGACCGGCTGATCATCGTTTCCTGCGGCACGTCCTTCTATGCCGGGCTGATCGGGCGCTACATCGTCGAGCACATGACTGAGATCGGAGTCGACGTCGACCTGGCCTCGGAGTTCCGCTACCGGCGGCTCAACCTGAAGCCGGGAACAGTCGTGCTGGCCATCAGCCAGTCGGGCGAGACGGCCGACACCCTGGCCGCCGTGCGGGAGGCCAAGCGCAAAGGCGTGCTGGTGTTGGGACTGGTCAACGTCGTGGGAAGCAACATCGCGCGTGAAACGGCGGCCGGCGTCTACAATCACGCCGGCCCCGAAATCGGGGTGGCCTCCACCAAGGCTTTCACCTCGCAGGTGGCCGTGCTTTATCTGCTCTGCCTGATGCTGGGCCGGCGACACCGCATGTCGCTGACCGAAGGCAAGCAGTTCATCGAGACCTTCCGCACCGTCCCCGAGAAGATGGACCGCATCCTCCATCAGGCCGACCGCATCGAATCATTAGCCCAGAAGTACAGTCGTTATTCCAATTACCTTTTCCTGGGCCGGCAACTCAACTACCCGGTGGCACTGGAAGGCGCCCTCAAGCTGAAGGAGATTTCCTACCGCCACGCTGAAGGCTATGCCGCCGGCGAAATGAAGCATGGCCCCATCGCCCTGATCGACCAGGACTTCCCCACCATCTGCATCGCCCCGCGAGACAGTTCCTACGAGAAGATGATCTCCAACATGCAGGAGATCAAGGCCCGCGGCGGGCCGATTCTGGGAATCGTCACCGAAGGCGACAGGCAGATGCGCGAACTCTGTGACGATGTCATCGAGGTGCCCCAGATCGACGATCTCTTCACGCCTTTTATGACCACCATTCCGCTCCAATTGCTGGCCTACTATATCGCCCGCGAAAACGGCTGCGAGATTGATCAGCCCCGCAACTTGGCCAAGTCCGTAACCGTCGAATAGCGGTTCTCAAGCGAAAGCCCATGATTCATCGCGAAATACAATCCCTGCTGCACGAGCGCATCCTGCTGTTGGACGGCGCCATGGGCACCGCCATCCAGGACCAGAAGCTGGCCGAAGAGGACTATCGGGGATCCCGCTTCAAGGATCACCCTTGCGATCTGAAGGGCAACAACGATCTGCTCTGTCTCACCCAGCCGCAACTGATCGAAACCATCCACAGGCGCTATTTGGAGGCGGGCGCCGACTTCATCGAGACCAACACCTTCTGCGCTTCGGCCGTCTCTCTGGCCGATTACCAAACGGGAGATCTGACCTACGAGATCAATCTGCAGGGGGCCCGCCTGGCCCGCCAGGCCGTGGAGGACTTCTGCCGCAGCCAAGGCACGGGTCCGCGCTGGGTGGCGGGAGCCATCGGCCCCACCAACCGCACCCTCTCCATCTCGCCTGACGTCAACGACCCCGGATACCGGGCCGTGACCTACCGCCAGATGCAGGACTCCTACTTGCAGCAGGTTCTGGGGCTGCTGGAAGGCGGAGTCGATGTGCTGCTCATCGAGACCGTCTTCGACGCCCTCAACTGCAAAGCGGTGCTTTCAGCCATCGCTCAAGCGGCCCAGGAGACCGGCCGCCGGACGCCCGTCATGGTTTCAGGCACCGTGGTCGACAACAGCGGACGCACGCTCTCGGGACAAACGCCTGAGGCCTTCTGGATTTCGCTGCGCCACGCCCCCCGGCTGCTGGCGGTAGGACTCAACTGCGCCCTGGGATCGGAGCAGATGCGTCCCTACATTGAAGAGATCTCCCAGGTGGCCGACACCTACACCAGCCTTTATCCCAACGCGGGACTTCCCAACCAGTTCGGCGAGTACGACGAGAGTCCGGAGTTCATGGCCCGCCATCTGCGCGACTATGCTGAGAGCGGCTTCGTCAACATGGTGGGAGGCTGTTGCGGCACCACTCCTGAGCATATCCGGGCCTTCGCCGAGGCCGTGCGCGGCCTTCCTCCGCGCCAGGTGCCCAAGATGGAGCCATTGTTGCGGCTGAGCGGATTGGAACCGCTGGTGGTCCGCCCCGACTCCAACCTGGTCAACGTAGGCGAGCGCACCAATGTGGCGGGATCGCCCAAGTTCAAGCGCCTCATCATGGAGGGCGAATTCGAAGAGGCCCTCTCGGTGGCGCGTGAGCAGGTGGAAAGCGGGGCCCAGATCATCGACGTCAACATGGACGAGGGGATGCTCGATTCCGAGGAGGCCATGCGCAAGTTCTTGCTGCTGCTCTCGGCCGAGCCGGACATCGCGCGGGTGCCGGTCATGATCGATTCCTCCCGCTGGACGGTGCTGGAAGCCGGGCTGCAATGCCTGCAAGGCAAGAGCGTGGTCAATTCCATCAGCCTCAAGGACGGCGAAGACTCCTTTCGCAAGCAGGCCAGCAAAGCCCTCGAATATGGAGCCGCCGTCGTGGTCATGGCTTTTGACGAGAAAGGTCAGGCCGACAACTTCGAGAGGCGCATCGAAGTCTGCGCACGTGCCTACAAGATCCTGGTGGAAGAGGTGGGATTCCCGCCTCAGGACATTATTCTCGACCCCAACATCCTGACCGTGGCCACCGGAATCGCCGAGCACGACAACTATGCCGTCGACTTCTTGCGTGCCACCCGCTGGATCAAGGAGAACCTGCCCTGGGCCAAGGTCAGCGGCGGAGTCAGCAACATCTCTTTCTCATTCCGCGGCAACAATGTCGTGCGCAGGGCCATGCATTCGGCTTTCCTCTACCATGCCGTGCAATCGGGCCTCGATATGGCCATCGTCAATCCGGCTCATCTGGACGTCTACCAGGACATCGATCCCGATCTGCTGGAGAAAGTGGAGGACGTGCTGCTCAATCGCCGTCCCGACGCCACCGAGCGGCTGATCGAATTCGCCGGCACCGTGCAGGAAGGCGAAATTGAAGAAAAGGCCGAGCAGGACTGGCGGGGCCGGCCGGTGGAAGAGCGGCTCAAGCACGCCCTCGTCAAGGGCGTCGCCGACCACGTGGAAGACGACGTCGAGGAAGCCCGCCGCAGATACCCTTCTCCCCTGGCCGTCATCGAGGGTCCGCTGATGGATGGGATGAACGTGGTGGGAGACCTTTTCGGCGAAGGCAAAATGTTCCTGCCCCAGGTGGTCAAGAGCGCCCGCGTCATGAAGAAAGCCGTTGCCTACCTGATTCCCTTCATCGAAGAAGAGCGGCAGGCTTCCGGGGGGAGCAACAGCAAGGGCAAGGTGTTGGTGGCCACGGTGAAGGGAGACGTCCACGACATCGGCAAGAACATCGTGGCCGTGGTCTTGCGCTGCAACAATTTCGAGGTGATCGACCTGGGGGTCATGGTCCCCAGCGAGAAGATCCTGGCCAAGGCCCGCGAGATCGGTGCCGACATCATCGGACTGAGCGGGCTCATTACGCCCTCGCTGGACGAGATGGTGCACGTGGCCAAAGAGATGGAGCGGCAGGACTTCGAATTGCCCCTGCTCATCGGAGGCGCCACCACATCGCGCGTCCACACCGCCGTCAAGATCGAACAACGGTATCCCAAGGCTCCCGTCGTGCATGTGCTGGACGCATCGCGCAGCGTCGACGTGGTGCGCCGGCTCATCGATCCCCAATTGCGCGGAACTCTCTGGGAGGAGGTGCGGCAAGACTATGCCCGACTACGCGAGCGCTACGCTCAGCGGGGACACTCGACCCGCCTGCTGACTCTGGAAGAGGCGCGCGGCAACCGTCATCAAGTCGACTGGGACCGCGCTCTGCCCGCACCCCGAGACAGCGGGCTTCAGGTCTTGCGCGACTTCCCGCTGAGCGAACTGCGTAACTATATCGACTGGACTCCCTTCTTCTTGACCTGGGAGCTGACTGGAAAGTACCCCGATATTCTCGATCACCCCTC is part of the Acidobacteriota bacterium genome and encodes:
- the metH gene encoding methionine synthase, translated to MIHREIQSLLHERILLLDGAMGTAIQDQKLAEEDYRGSRFKDHPCDLKGNNDLLCLTQPQLIETIHRRYLEAGADFIETNTFCASAVSLADYQTGDLTYEINLQGARLARQAVEDFCRSQGTGPRWVAGAIGPTNRTLSISPDVNDPGYRAVTYRQMQDSYLQQVLGLLEGGVDVLLIETVFDALNCKAVLSAIAQAAQETGRRTPVMVSGTVVDNSGRTLSGQTPEAFWISLRHAPRLLAVGLNCALGSEQMRPYIEEISQVADTYTSLYPNAGLPNQFGEYDESPEFMARHLRDYAESGFVNMVGGCCGTTPEHIRAFAEAVRGLPPRQVPKMEPLLRLSGLEPLVVRPDSNLVNVGERTNVAGSPKFKRLIMEGEFEEALSVAREQVESGAQIIDVNMDEGMLDSEEAMRKFLLLLSAEPDIARVPVMIDSSRWTVLEAGLQCLQGKSVVNSISLKDGEDSFRKQASKALEYGAAVVVMAFDEKGQADNFERRIEVCARAYKILVEEVGFPPQDIILDPNILTVATGIAEHDNYAVDFLRATRWIKENLPWAKVSGGVSNISFSFRGNNVVRRAMHSAFLYHAVQSGLDMAIVNPAHLDVYQDIDPDLLEKVEDVLLNRRPDATERLIEFAGTVQEGEIEEKAEQDWRGRPVEERLKHALVKGVADHVEDDVEEARRRYPSPLAVIEGPLMDGMNVVGDLFGEGKMFLPQVVKSARVMKKAVAYLIPFIEEERQASGGSNSKGKVLVATVKGDVHDIGKNIVAVVLRCNNFEVIDLGVMVPSEKILAKAREIGADIIGLSGLITPSLDEMVHVAKEMERQDFELPLLIGGATTSRVHTAVKIEQRYPKAPVVHVLDASRSVDVVRRLIDPQLRGTLWEEVRQDYARLRERYAQRGHSTRLLTLEEARGNRHQVDWDRALPAPRDSGLQVLRDFPLSELRNYIDWTPFFLTWELTGKYPDILDHPSMGGEARKLLEDAQSMLDRLQEGKLIRAHGAFRLFPAARVEDDIEVYADQEREEVLAVLHTLRQQTQKTGGHPNRALADYVASRESGLHDHLGLFAVTAGDGVAELARRFEEEHDDYNAILLKALADRLAEAFAEYLHQKVRREAWGYAAQEELDIQALIAEKYQGIRPAPGYPAQPDHTEKRTLFQLLDVEDKLGIVLTESCAMMPAASVCGIYFSHPDSAYFNLGKIGRDQVVDYARRKGMPLEETERWLAPVLAYDPDRMEAAAPA
- a CDS encoding SUF system Fe-S cluster assembly protein, with product MSEEETTQEEAIAEIRSEHPGDLDKKVVEALREIYDPEIPVNIYDIGLIYNIDISKDAKVDIKMTLTSPMCPVADSLPPEVENRVAEVEGVEESKVEVIWDPPWTMEKMNEAAKLQLGLI
- the glmS gene encoding glutamine--fructose-6-phosphate transaminase (isomerizing) yields the protein MCGIICYMGKRPAVPILLDGLRRLEYRGYDSAGIAVFNNGSIDRVRALGKIRELEDKLDDHRCKSWGGIAHTRWATHGAPSEINAHPHCDNSGRIFLIHNGIIENYQQIKERLLDKGYHFESETDTEVLTQLIADCYKGDLGEAVTQALRQVRGAFGIAVISRQEPGKMVVARRGSPLIIGLREGEIFAASDVAALVNHTKKVVYLEDNDIAVLTPDQHDIFNLDDADIRRMPETVDWDVDAAEKQGFPHFMLKEIFEQPQAVQNAMRGRLIEDEGTVKLGGLEPVLKRFLNMDRLIIVSCGTSFYAGLIGRYIVEHMTEIGVDVDLASEFRYRRLNLKPGTVVLAISQSGETADTLAAVREAKRKGVLVLGLVNVVGSNIARETAAGVYNHAGPEIGVASTKAFTSQVAVLYLLCLMLGRRHRMSLTEGKQFIETFRTVPEKMDRILHQADRIESLAQKYSRYSNYLFLGRQLNYPVALEGALKLKEISYRHAEGYAAGEMKHGPIALIDQDFPTICIAPRDSSYEKMISNMQEIKARGGPILGIVTEGDRQMRELCDDVIEVPQIDDLFTPFMTTIPLQLLAYYIARENGCEIDQPRNLAKSVTVE
- a CDS encoding cysteine desulfurase encodes the protein MSAIGTSAAQPQSFPQAYDVENIRRDFPILHQEVNGHPLVYLDNAASTQKPRAVIEAVEEYYRRDNANIHRGVHELSQRATDAYEKARSTVQRYLNAAESREIIFVRGATEGINLVAHCLGRSLGEGDEIIISHLEHHSNIVPWQMLAQRSGASLRVIPINDAGEVEVEAYAELLNERTRLVALSHVSNALGTISPVKQMIRMAHEQGALALIDGAQAVQHLEVDVGDLDADFYVFSGHKIYAPTGIGALYGKAELLEDLPPYQGGGDMILSVSFEGTTYNEIPHKFEAGTPNIAGAIGLGAALRYLNEAGVGRIAAYEAELLAYTTRQARQIPGLKAVGTASSKSSVFSFLLDNAHPHDIGTILDQNGIAIRTGHHCAQPVMERFGIPATARISLGMYNTREEIDKALQAVRRVQEIFN
- the sufC gene encoding Fe-S cluster assembly ATPase SufC, which encodes MLEIKNLRVSVEGKEILKGVNLKMNEGEIHSIMGPNGSGKSTLANVLAGREEYEVTDGQVFYFGQDLLEMDPEERACEGIFLAFQYPVALPGISNTYFLRAALNAKLKYHGQDEIDAMEFLKLVRSKMKLLKMDDTLMNRPVNDGFSGGEKKRNEIFQMSVLEPKLAILDETDSGLDIDALKVVAEGVNSLRDPKRSFLVVTHYQRLLNYIVPDYVHVLVDGRIAKSGDKQLAIELEEKGYSWLEEKTAAVSA
- a CDS encoding SUF system NifU family Fe-S cluster assembly protein; this translates as MLDELYQEVILDHNKSPRNFGELEGASHRAEGHNPLCGDKVKVYLEIEDGVIADIRFQGAGCAISTASASLMTEALKGKTVEDARQLFGRFHEVVTGKREADPDTIGKLAVFQGVQKYPVRVKCASLAWHTLQAALQEKSQPVTTES
- the sufD gene encoding Fe-S cluster assembly protein SufD, yielding MLEAVKREIDSYREQFAALERESGDAGPIQLRSLRKEAFNYFCDKGFPTTRDEDWKYTNLNPLTRTEFGLQQADPLQASELSRIPFGDLQCPRLTFVNGHFSQDLSTLDQMPQGVTVKTLSRALEEDADWLEEHLGRHAQYQDKPFTALNLAFLRQGAFIKVAPNTVVEKPVQVLYVTTGKAQDGACHPHNLVLVGENSQFKLVENYSALGQVRYFNNVVSEVVVGDNSVVDHFKIDLESLQAFHVNRTAVYQGRSSNYRNFFVAFGGAIVRNDINTVLDGEGSHCGLDGLFVTRERQLVDSFTVMEHAQPNCDSREVYKGILDDSSRGVFHGRIIVRQKAQKTDSKQSSDNLLISDNALVNTKPQLEIYADDVKCTHGATIGQLDDEGLFYLRSRGIPEEAARGLMIYAFASEVISRVTYKPLRERLHDYMADWLPNGDLVREAE